TTGATCCGACGACGGTCCAGCTCGATCTTCGTCTCACCGGGACCACGCGAGCCCATGCCGAGACCGCCGGCTGCCTGGCCACCGGCCTGCCGGGACATCGACTCACCCCAGCCACGCAGGCGCGGCAGGAGGTACTGCAGCTGGGCGAGCTCGACCTGGGCCTTGCCCTCACGGGACTTCGCGTGCTGGGCGAAGATGTCGAGGATCAGCGCCGTGCGGTCGATCACCTTGACCTTGACGACGTCCTCGAGGGCGCGCCGCTGGCTCGGCGCCAGCTCGGTGTCGCAGATCACGGTGTCGGCGCCCTCGGCGAGGACGATCTCGCGCAGCTCGGCGGCCTTGCCGGAGCCGAGGTAGGTGCTCGGGTCGGGGTTCTGCCGGCGCTGGAGGACGCCGTCGAGGACCTCCGAGCCCGCCGTCTCGGCGAGCGCGCCGAGCTCGCGGAGGGAGTTCTCCGCCTCCTCGACGGTGCCGTCGGTCCAGACGGCGGCCAGGACGACCCGCTCCAGGCGCAGCTGGCGGTACTCGACCTCGGTGATGTCCTCGAGCTCGGTCGACAGTCCCGCGACACGGCGCAGTGCGGTGCGCTCCTCGCGGTCGAGCTGGTCACCGTCGTACCCGCCGTCGACGAATCCGTCGGCGTCGTGGGTGGGGTCGGCGAGCGCGGAAGCCCGCCGGGAGAGGACCCGGTCGATGGTCGGGTCGGTGTCCGGGGCGACGGTGTCCGTGTCGTCGTCGCCGTACTGGTCGCTGCTCAGTGGTTCTGTCATGTTCTCCTCAGGGTCTCATCAGGGAACACCCCAGGGCCAGTGATTACTCCCGCGGCGGCCCCTCGACTACGTACTCTCGGCTCCCATGTCCGAGTCCCACGAGCTCTCTCGCGGCCTGAACCCGCGCCATGTGCAGTTCATCGCCATCGGCACGGCGATCGGCACCGGCCTGTTCTTCGGCTCCTCCGAGACGATCCAGGCCGCCGGACCCGCCGTGCTGCTGGCCTACCTCGTCGCCGGGTCCATGGTCTTCGTCGTCATGCGGGCCCTCGGCGAGATGGCGGTGCGCCACCCCGTCGCCGGGTCCTTCGCGCAATACGCAGGGTCCTTCCTCGGGCCCTTCGCCGGCTTCATCGTCGGGTGGGTCTTCTGGCTGGAGCTGGCGGTCGTCGCGATCGCCGACATGACGGCCGTGGCGACGTACATGGGGCTGTGGTTCCCCGGAGTGGCCGGGTGGGTCTGGATGGTCGCGGCGATCGCCGTCATCGGGGCGCTGAACCTCATGGCCGTCCGGGTCTTCGGCGAGATGGAGTTCTGGTTCTCGCTGATCAAGGTGGTCGCCATCCTCGCGCTCGTCGTCGGCGGGCTCGCGCTCATCCTCTGGGGGCGGGAGGTCGGCGGCACGACCCCGGACTTCGCGCACCTGTGGTCCCACGACGGCTTCGCCCCCTTCGGTCTGTGGGGCATCCTCATGAGCTTCAGCGTCGTCGTCTTCTCCTTCGGCGGCATCGAGACCCTCGGCATGACCGCGGGCGAGGCGGACGATCCCAGCCGCTCCATCTCCCGGGCGGTCAACACCGTGCCGTTCCGCATCCTGCTCTTCTACGTGGCCGCGCTGGCGATCATCATGTCGATCATGCCGTGGACCGAGGTCACCGGTGAGTCCTCGCCCTTCGTCGCGGTCTTCAGCGCCCTGCAGGTCCCGGCCGCGAAGCACGTGATGAACTTCGTCGTCCTCACCGCCGCGCTGTCGGCGATGAACGCGATCTTCTACGCCTGCTCGCGCACGATGTACGGCCTCGCCGAGCAGGGGCACGCACCGAGGTCCTTCCTGCACCTGTCCAAGCACGGGAACATCCCGGTCGTCCCGGTCCTGTCGATGTTCTTCACCGGGGCTGTCGGTCTCGTCCTCTTCCTCACGATCGACGAGCGGCTCTTCTTCTTCGTCGCGGCGATCGCAACCTTCGCGACGGTCTTCACCTGGCTGATGATCCTGCTCGCCCACTGGCGCATGCGGGTGCGGATGGCGCGGGAGGGCGCCGCGGACACCAGCTACCGGATGCCCCTCTTCCCCCTGCTCAACGCCGTCGCCACCGCGTTCATGGTCTTCGTCGTCGTGCTGCTGGCCACGACCGAGAGCGGCCGCGATGCCTTCCTCGTCGGGGCGGGGGCCCTGGCGTTGCTCACGCTGGCCTACGTCACCCTCGTGCGGGGCCGCGGGCGTGAGCGCATCGAGCTCCCTGGCCGCGAGACCAGTGAGGCGGCGACTCAGGCCTCGGGCGTCAGTTCCCGCGTGTAGAGCACCGTGCCCTCGCGGTCGCGCAGGGTAACGACGAGCACCCCGTCGACCGAGATGTCGGCGTGCCCGAAGAATTGGTTGCCGGCGCGCGGCGACTGGTTCGGGTAATCGGCGGCCTTGACGAAGTCGACCCTCGGCCCGAAGGTCCCGTCCATCTCGTTGGGCCCGAAGGTCCCGGCGTTGATCGGCCCGGCGACGAACTCCCAGAACGGGCTGAAATCGGTGAAGGCGGCGCGCTCGGGGCTGTAGTGGTGCGCCGCGCAGTAGTGGACGTCGGCGGTGATCCACACGACGCCGGGCACGTCCTTGATCTCCCGCAGCAGCCACGCCAGCTCGAGCTCGCGGCCGAGCGGGGCGCCGGGGTTGGCGTTGGCCAGTGACTCCTGCATGTCCCCGTCCGGGACGATGATGCCCAGCGGCAGGTCGGAGGAGATCACCTTCCAGGTGGCCCTCGAGCGCTGCAGCTCACGGGCCAGCCAGCGGACCTGCTCCCGCCCCATCAGGGGTGTGCGCTGCTGCTCGGTGCCGTCGGTGTTCTCCCCCTTGAACGTGCGCATGTCCAGGCAGAAGACGTCGAGGTGCCTGCCGCGCTCGATCTTGCGGTGGATGCGACCCTCCCGGTCGTGCTCGCTGCTGATCGGCTGCCACTCCCACCACGCCTGCTTGGCCCGGGCGGCCAGGACGTCGACGCGTCGCTCGAGGTCGTAGCGCGGGTCCTCGAGGACCTCGCCGGGCCACCAGTTGTTCGTCGTCTCGTGGTCGTCCCACTGGGCGAGGACGGGCACGTCGGCGTACATCGCGCGCAGGTTGTCGTCCATGTGGTTGTAGCGGTGACGTCCGCGGAACTGCGCGAGGGTCTGCGCGACGACCTCGACCTCGGGGATGAGCAGGTTGTGCCACACCTGCCCGTCGGGCTCGGTCACGCTCCGCTCCAACGGCCCGTCGGCATAGATCGTGTCGCCGCAGTGGACGAAGAAGTCCGGCCGCGTCTCGTGCATGGCCCGGTAGGCGAGGTACCCACCGATGTCGGGGTTGATCCCCCAGCCCTGACCCGCGGTGTCCCCGGTCCAGACGAAGGACTGCGCGGCCGGACGCTGGTCGGCGGTGGTGAAGCTCGCCGTGGCGGACTCGCCGATGTGCCCGTCCTCGGTCTCGAAGGCGAGGTCGACGGCGTAGTCACGACCGGGCGCCAGGCGGCACAGGTCGAGCGTGCCGGTGAGGTCGCTGGCCTCGTCGACCCATGGGCCGGTCACGACGTGGCGCGAGCGGCCGGGGCCGTGCACGGTGGCGACGAGGCGCGAAGGGCGGTCCGCCCGGGCCCACACGATCGCCCGGTCGGTCGTGACGTCACCGGAGGCGACGCCGCTGGTCAGCAACGGGCGACCGGACCTGGACTGGTACGGCAGGGCAACGGCCGTGGTCGGGACGGCGAGGGTCCCGGCTGCGGCGAGGGCGGACGTGACGACGGTGCGGCGGGTGGGATCGGCCATGAGCGGATGCTGACAGCGCCACATGGACTCCGGGTGTGACCGGGGTGACGCGCACGTGGCGGCGTGCTCACGCCTGGGTGGATGTGGGGCTGCTCACCCCTTCGCCAGCGTCCTGATGTCGGTGGCCTGGGCACGCTCGGCGTCGGCCCGCTCGTCCTCGCTCATCTGCTGCGAGTCGATCTCGGCCTCCACCCGCCGCAGGTAGTGGTCGATCTCGGAGCGGGTGCGATCGTCGTCCCACCCGAGCTCGTCGGCGAGGATGCGACCGGCGGACTCGGCCGCCTCGACGCCGCGGTCGGTGGTCTCGATGGAGATCCGGGTGCGGCGCGTGAGCAGGTCGTTGAGATGCAGCGTGGCCTCGTGGCGCGCGGCGTGGACGACCTCCACCGTGAGGTACTCCTCGGCACCGGGCAGCGGCGTGGCGAGGGACCGGTCCTCGTCGATGAGCGCGAAGAGGTCGACGGCGAGGGAGCCGTACCGATCGAGGAGGTGGGTGATCCGCCACGGCGGCAGGTCGTGGCGCCGGCTGAGGGTGTCGAGCTGGTTGACCAGCGCCTGGTAGCCCTCGGCGCCGACGAGGGGGATGTGCTCGGTGACGCTGTCGGGGACGCCTGCGGACAGGTCCTCGCGCGCGGCGTCGACGGCGTCGGCGGCCATGACGCGGTAGGTCGTGTACTTGCCGCCGGCGATGGAGATCAGGCCCGGCTGCGGGCGCGCCACCGCGTGCTCACGGCTCAGCTGCGAGGACTCCTCGCTCTCCCCCGCGAGCAGCGGCCGCAGGCCGGCGTAGACGCCCTGGATGTCATCTCGGGTCAGCGGGGTGAGCAGCACGCCGTTGATCTGGTCGAGCAGGTAGTCGATGTCCGCGGCGGTCGCGGACGGGTGGGCGCGGGAGAGGTTCCAGTCGGTGTCGGTCGTGCCGATGATCCAGTGGGTGTTCCACGGGATGCAGAAGAGGACCGAGGACTCCGTGCGCAGGATCAGCCCCGTCTCGGAGTTGATCCGGTCGCGCGCCACGACGAGGTGCACGCCCTTGCTCGCGCGGACGTGGAAGCGGCCGCGTCCACCGGCCATCCGCTGGATGTCGTCGGTCCACACGCCGGTGCAGTTGACGACGACGGAGGCGCGCACCTCGGTCTCCTTCCCGCTCTCCACGTCGAGGACGCTCGCCCCGACGACTCGCTCGCCGGCGTGGAGCAGGCCGGTGACCTTGGCCGAGTTGAGGACGGTCGCGCCGTAGGCCGCGGCCGTGCGGACCACGGTCAGCGTGTGGCGGGCATCGTCGCACTGGGCGTCGTGGTAGATCAGTCCGCCGTGGTGCGCGGAGGGTTTCAGGCCGGGCGCGATCCGGCGGACTCCCCCCTTCGTCAGCTGCTTGGTGCGCGGCACCGACCGGGCGCCCCCCATCGTGTCGTAGAGCGTGAGCCCGGCGGTGACGTACGGCCGCTCCCAGACCGGGTGCGAGAGGGGGTAGAGGAAGGAGACCGGCTTGACCAGGTGCGGCGCGATCCGGGTGAGCATCAGCTCCCGCTCCTGGAGGGCCTCGCGCACGAGCCCGAAGTTCAGCTGCTCGAGGTAGCGCAGGCCGCCGTGGAAGAGCTTGCTCGAGCGCGAGGAGGTCCCGGAGGCGAAGTCGCGCTGCTCCACGAGCGCGACCTTCAGGCCCCGGGTGGCGGCGTCGAGGGCCACACCGGCGCCGGTGACGCCCCCGCCGACGACCAGGACGTCGAGATCCTCCTCCGCGAGGCGGTGCCAGGCCGATGCGCGCTGCGCGGCGTCCAGGGGGGTGGCGACGGGCATGGTTCCTCCGATGGTCCGGGGCGAAGGG
Above is a window of Janibacter cremeus DNA encoding:
- the hflX gene encoding GTPase HflX, which translates into the protein MTEPLSSDQYGDDDTDTVAPDTDPTIDRVLSRRASALADPTHDADGFVDGGYDGDQLDREERTALRRVAGLSTELEDITEVEYRQLRLERVVLAAVWTDGTVEEAENSLRELGALAETAGSEVLDGVLQRRQNPDPSTYLGSGKAAELREIVLAEGADTVICDTELAPSQRRALEDVVKVKVIDRTALILDIFAQHAKSREGKAQVELAQLQYLLPRLRGWGESMSRQAGGQAAGGLGMGSRGPGETKIELDRRRINSRIAKLKRDLAGMKTHRDTRRSQRLSHAVPAVAIAGYTNAGKSTLLNRLTHAGVLVDNQLFATLDTTVRRAETEDGREYTLTDTVGFVRALPHQLVEAFRSTLEEVADADLLLHVVDGSHPDPEGQISAVRGVLADVDATDVKEIVVVNKADLADPEVVDRILRHEKYSIAVSARTGQGIDELLALVSAELPRPDIDIEVLLPYSRGDLVSRLHDEADLVSEEHIAQGTRVRAKVMPDLAAELAPFVATTA
- a CDS encoding glycerol-3-phosphate dehydrogenase/oxidase, which encodes MPVATPLDAAQRASAWHRLAEEDLDVLVVGGGVTGAGVALDAATRGLKVALVEQRDFASGTSSRSSKLFHGGLRYLEQLNFGLVREALQERELMLTRIAPHLVKPVSFLYPLSHPVWERPYVTAGLTLYDTMGGARSVPRTKQLTKGGVRRIAPGLKPSAHHGGLIYHDAQCDDARHTLTVVRTAAAYGATVLNSAKVTGLLHAGERVVGASVLDVESGKETEVRASVVVNCTGVWTDDIQRMAGGRGRFHVRASKGVHLVVARDRINSETGLILRTESSVLFCIPWNTHWIIGTTDTDWNLSRAHPSATAADIDYLLDQINGVLLTPLTRDDIQGVYAGLRPLLAGESEESSQLSREHAVARPQPGLISIAGGKYTTYRVMAADAVDAAREDLSAGVPDSVTEHIPLVGAEGYQALVNQLDTLSRRHDLPPWRITHLLDRYGSLAVDLFALIDEDRSLATPLPGAEEYLTVEVVHAARHEATLHLNDLLTRRTRISIETTDRGVEAAESAGRILADELGWDDDRTRSEIDHYLRRVEAEIDSQQMSEDERADAERAQATDIRTLAKG
- a CDS encoding alkaline phosphatase D family protein; this translates as MADPTRRTVVTSALAAAGTLAVPTTAVALPYQSRSGRPLLTSGVASGDVTTDRAIVWARADRPSRLVATVHGPGRSRHVVTGPWVDEASDLTGTLDLCRLAPGRDYAVDLAFETEDGHIGESATASFTTADQRPAAQSFVWTGDTAGQGWGINPDIGGYLAYRAMHETRPDFFVHCGDTIYADGPLERSVTEPDGQVWHNLLIPEVEVVAQTLAQFRGRHRYNHMDDNLRAMYADVPVLAQWDDHETTNNWWPGEVLEDPRYDLERRVDVLAARAKQAWWEWQPISSEHDREGRIHRKIERGRHLDVFCLDMRTFKGENTDGTEQQRTPLMGREQVRWLARELQRSRATWKVISSDLPLGIIVPDGDMQESLANANPGAPLGRELELAWLLREIKDVPGVVWITADVHYCAAHHYSPERAAFTDFSPFWEFVAGPINAGTFGPNEMDGTFGPRVDFVKAADYPNQSPRAGNQFFGHADISVDGVLVVTLRDREGTVLYTRELTPEA
- a CDS encoding amino acid permease, encoding MSESHELSRGLNPRHVQFIAIGTAIGTGLFFGSSETIQAAGPAVLLAYLVAGSMVFVVMRALGEMAVRHPVAGSFAQYAGSFLGPFAGFIVGWVFWLELAVVAIADMTAVATYMGLWFPGVAGWVWMVAAIAVIGALNLMAVRVFGEMEFWFSLIKVVAILALVVGGLALILWGREVGGTTPDFAHLWSHDGFAPFGLWGILMSFSVVVFSFGGIETLGMTAGEADDPSRSISRAVNTVPFRILLFYVAALAIIMSIMPWTEVTGESSPFVAVFSALQVPAAKHVMNFVVLTAALSAMNAIFYACSRTMYGLAEQGHAPRSFLHLSKHGNIPVVPVLSMFFTGAVGLVLFLTIDERLFFFVAAIATFATVFTWLMILLAHWRMRVRMAREGAADTSYRMPLFPLLNAVATAFMVFVVVLLATTESGRDAFLVGAGALALLTLAYVTLVRGRGRERIELPGRETSEAATQASGVSSRV